AAGTTTACGACTGGCTAATAGAAGTAACAGATACCGGAAATGGCATCCATCCAGATGATTTACCTCATATTTTTGATAGGTTTTACCAAACCAACCAACTAGAATTACCAGTAGAAGGAGGTACAGGTATTGGTTTGTCTTTGGCCAAAGAATTGGCCACAATAATGCACGGAGAATTATCTGTAATTAGTACATTAGGCAAGGGAGCCTCTTTTACCTTGATTTTACCTAAAAAAGAAGTAATAGGTTATACAGACGACAGTTTAACTATTGACCCCATCATTACAAACAAAATATCAATTAACAAACTTAAAATTCTCGATCCACTACAACAAGATATAGGTAGTAATAAGCCTACTATTTTAGTGGTTGAAGATAATTACAGTTTGCGTTCTTATTTACAATTTATATTATCTGAAGATTTTTATGTGCTTACCGCCGAAAACGGACAGGAAGCACTCATAACCCTAAATCAAATCTCGCAAGTAAAAAAGGATACACCCGATCTAATTATTTCTGATGTAATGATGCCTGTAATGGATGGTTTCAAACTATTAGAAACCCTTAAAACCAATGAGAACTTATGGATGATTCCTGTTGTAATGCTTACTGCTAGAGCTGAAATAGAAGATCGACTAACGGCATTGCGTATTGGCGTTGATGATTATTTAACAAAACCCTTTGAAGAAGCAGAGTTGTTTGCTCGTATTAATAACTTATTGAATAATGTTAAAAAGCGTAAGAACATAAGCCCTAAAAAGCTGAAGGCTAATACTAAAATATCAAGTGTATCGCATTCATCTGATAAGTCAACGCTCTGTATTCCCGATCAGGAATGGCTTGCCAAATTAGAAGAAAAAATAAAATCAAATATTAGTAATTTCAATTTGTCTGTAGACACACTAGCAAATGAATTATTTATAAGTCGTGCTCAATTTTTTCGTCGTGTACAAGCCCTAACAGGTATGACTCCTTTGCAATATATAAAGGAAATCAGATATGCTTTTGCAAGAAATTTACTTGAGACTAAAAATGTGCGTAGTGTTAAAGCAGCCTCTTATGCCATTGGAATAAGAAAAGTACAATACTTCTCTGAAAAATATAAAAAACGCTTCGGAAAATCTCCTTCTGAATATTTAAAATAAGCTACCCATACTATCGAGCTAAATCTTAAACAATTTTAACAATGAGACCATTAAGGTGTGTTATGATACTAATGAGGCGCACAACATACAAATGAGTTGTATAAACGAGATTTTTAGATCAAACATTTAAATAATCTTTGTGATGTTAAAATTGGGAAAGCCGAAAACCAACCAGAGTAGGCAATCATAATAATCTAATCAACATGAATACTACAACTAAAATCTTTACAGTTATTATTACAGTTATTATAGCTACGTCATGGAGCTGTAAACAAGAAAACAAAAATCCTGAAAAAGAAGAAACGCCCAAATCAGCCACTGTAGAAGAACTTGGACAAATGAACCGAGACTTTGCAAAAGCATTAAATGCAAAAGATGCTGTAGCCGCAGCTGCTGTTTACAGCAAAAATGCTTCTATCCTGCCACCAAACGAACCTATTGTTACAGGACGTGCTAACATTCAAGCGTATTGGCAAGGAGCTATTGATGCCGGAATTATTGATGCAACCGTAAAAACGATTGATGCTAAAAGTGAAGGTAACCTAGGATACGAAATTGGAACGTTTACAATGCGGTTTCACGGAGCGAATAACGATACAATAGTTGAAGTAGGTAAATACACAGAAATACTTGAGCGCAATAAGAAGGGAAAGTGGATTTCTACCTATGGTATGTGGAGTAGTAACGCACCAATGTCAACAGAATAAAAGTACGAATGCTCAATAAAACCCATAAGTAATTACTTGTTCTCACCTACTTCTGAAAACCCTTACGGGTTTTCAGAAGTAGGTGTACTTGCAAAATTGAGTGATAACCCACTCAAATACTCATAGCCAAGATTATTAAACAAACATTTCAAAATAAAGAATACTAAAACGAAACCATAGCTCCAAAAACCAACATGGTTTGATTTCCTTTAAAACGAGAACTTCAACCAATATATACTCAACGATTGACTTTCTTGTTTCTTAAAAAAACCTATAAACTGTCTTATTTTTTTCGCCTATTTTCTTAAATAAATTTAATTCCAACCCTTTCTTTAAATCTCTACTTGCTGTTGCAGAAGAAATATCTTTAAAAACAGCCATATAGTCTTTTCTGCTAAACTCTGTTTTATTTAATGAAACGAAATACTCCAATCTGTCTTGTTCATTAAATGTCCTATTATTAAAATTTAAAAGTTCGCTAATAGACGTGTTAATAACGTCTAACATATATTCAATAAAGGTTGTTGATTGTCCAGATTTGTCACTTTCTGCTAAAGCTTTATAATATTCTTCTTGGTTACTACTAATTAAGGTTTCAAAAGGCAAAAATTCAAAAACTGGATATTTTTCCATAAGAATTAATGTTTGCCATAATCTCCCCATTCTACCATTTCCATCTAAAAAAGGATGAATAAATTCCATTTCGTAATGAAATACGCAACTTTTTATGAGCTCAATTTCATTTTCATTTTTTAAATATTTAAATAGGTCTTTCATTAAAAACGGAACGTTTTCAAATGGAGGCGCCAAATGCTCTACTTTAGAACCTTTTACAATACCAACACCTTGTTTTCTATATTTTCCAGCATCTTCAATTAAATTTTCCATTAAATCTTGATGCGCTTTTAAAAAAGATGTTTCTTTTTTTGGATGGTACTTTTCTAAATTTTCATAAATCTTAATAGCATTTAAAACCTCAACAACGTCTTTTTTAGGAGCAATGACTCTTTTGTTTTCTATAAGTGCTGTAATCTGATCTTCTGTTAATGTGTTTCCTTCTATTTTTAACGAAGAATGAATGGTTTTAATTCTATTCTGTTTTCTTAATTTAGGAGAAGGTCTATTTAGAAAGTTAGCATTTACTTCACCTATTTTTTCAGAAATAGATGTTATTAACTTTAAAATTTTATGTGTTATTTCGTAAGGAGGTTTCATTTTAATAGTATCAAATGATACTATCAAAGATACAATCATTTACTTGTAAACAATTATATAAAACAAAAAAATAAATTGAGCACAACAATTAATTAAAGCAGAAACCTTAACAAGCTTTAATAAATACCATTAAAAAGAAGTAAAAATGTAAAAAATTAAAACGAAACCAAAGCGCCCAAAACCAACATGGTTTGGTTTCCTTTAAAACGAGAATTTCCACCAGCTGTATCTAACTCTTGGTTTTCTAGTTTCTTCAAAATATTTGTAAACCCATAAATGTATTGAGCTTTCAACTTTAAATTCTTAATGCCAACTGAGGCTCCAATGGCTCCATTTAAATTAAATTGAGAAATATCGGCAATGTCTTCAGCTGTTAAATTATTATAATTATTTATAACATAGCCTTCTTTACCTTTCTCTTTAAATTCTAACTTACCATTGTATTGTAACATGGGGCCAACATCAATAGTAAAATGATCCGGGATCACTTTTATATGTCCTAACAACGCTACTTGAGCAGCAAACATTTTGTAATCTATAAACTCATCAGAAGTACTAGAACTATTTGGTTTGCCTAAAATACCAATAGTACTTTCTGAAAGTTGCATACCAAAACTCATATTATACCAACGGTGAGGAATATCAACGGTTGCCAACAAGCCTCCTAAAAAACCATCACCTTGTTTAGTAATAAAATTATTCGTCGAAACATCAAATTTTGTAACTCCTCCAAAAATACCAATACCATTACTAATTCGATAATTTCCTCTTTGTGAAAAACTTTTTGTAACAAAACACATACAAATTGCTACTAATAGGAAAGATTGCTTAAATTTCATTGTTAACATTATAAGTCACCAAATATAACATAATTTTAGTATCTTAATTTTTATAACCATTTTTTAAATAAGACATTATGAACTTCTTTTTTCCAATTATTATTTTCTTAGGATTGATTATCCTAATCTCATCATTCTTTATTGTTAAACAACAAACCGCAGCTATTATTGAGCGCTTTGGGCGTTTTCAAATAATTAGACAATCTGGATTACAACTAAAAATTCCGTTAGTTGACAAAGTTGCTGGCAGACTAAGTTTAAAAATTCAGCAATTAGATGTTATTATTGAAACTAAAACTTTAGATGATGTTTTTGTAAAACTAAAAGTATCTGTACAATACAAAGTCATACGCGAAAAAGTATATGATGCTTTTTATAAGTTAGATTATCCTCACGATCAAATTACGAGTTATGTGTTTGATGTGGTGCGTGCCGAAGTACCAAAAATGAAATTAGATGATGTATTTGTGAAAAAAGATGATATCGCTATTGCTGTAAAAACAGAATTAAATGATGCTATGATGGAATATGGTTACGACATTATAAAAACTTTAGTAACCGATATTGATCCTGATGCGCAAGTAAAAGCTGCCATGAACCGTATTAACGCTGCCGATAGAGAAAAAACAGCAGCACAATATGAAGGTGATGCTGCCAGAATTTTAATTGTTGAAAAAGCAAAAGCCGAAGCAGAAAGTAAACGTTTACAAGGTCAAGGTATTGCAGACCAACGTCGTGAAATTGCTCGTGGTTTAGAAGAATCTGTTGATGTGTTAAATAGAGTTGGTATTAACTCTCAAGAAGCTTCTGCGCTTATTGTTGTAACACAGCATTATGATACCTTACAAGCTATCGGACAAGAAACAAATAGTAACTTAATATTATTACCTAATTCGCCACAAGCAGGAAGTAATATGCTAAACGATATGGTTGCTAGTTTTACAGCAAGTAACCAAATTGGAGAAGCGATGAAAGAAGCTAAAAAGAAAAAAGAGTAGAGTTAATTTGGTTTATACATCACGATTATTTGAATAACAATTGCCAAAACAATTAATAGACAGATTTCAATTTGAGTTAATAATTCTACTGCACTAGTAGCTCTTTTACCAATTGACATCTGTCTTCTGCCTTCGGTTATTTGGATTTTAGATAAATCGTCAAGATTTTTATTAATACTTATTATTAAATCCTCTTGATTGCCTTTGTTTTTGAAGTTTGACGCTATAAAAGTTATTTCATGATCTTTAAGCAATTTAAAATTGCTTTTAAAATACTTAAAGATTGTGTATTCTTCAGGTGTAAGCCTTGTTTGTTCGTACATTAAAATGAAATCTCTAATATGCTCGTTAGTGTTATCATTTTCCTGATTAAAAAATACAGTGTCTGATAGTTTGAGAGCGACTTCCTTTTTCTTAACTAATTTAAATATTTTAAATACTAAATCGCTAGCTATTAGTCTATCTTCATAGATTGTAACAACAGAATCCTTAACTCTTATAAAATTGTTTCTATCAATTAAGTTTGTGGCTAATATTAAAATAAATACCATCAAAATTCCTAAAACCCACTTAATTTTATTGAATAATTTCATAACTTTTTAATCCGTTTAATAAAAAAAAGCTGTTAGCCAATATTGAGCTAACAGCTTTTTACATTTACATGTCAACTAACTAAAATTAAGTATTGTCTTTACGCCATGGCTTATAATTTTTATATGCTGGTCCTGTTAATTTTGATCTTTTAGAAACAAAACTTATGGGCGTATATGTTTTTTCAGATTTATTCTGCCAAGGCTTATAATTTTTATATGCTGGTCCTGTTAATTTAGTTTTTTGTGATACAGTATAAACTAAAGTAACTTCATTTTTATGTAACCATGGCTTATAGTTTTTATATGCTGGCCCTTTAAAATCACTTCGTTTCTGTGCAAAGGCACTTAAGGAAAGAAAAACTATTGACAACGTTAAAACTAAATTTTTCATTTTGCTATGTTTATAATTTTAACAAAATTAACGACATACGCTAGCTTAAAGAGCTAAGAGAAATCACTTAATCTATATCCGTATTTATACGGATACTCATATTTAAATGAGTTTAATTTTAGTTGCTTTTTTTATAAGTTCTGCGGTATTTTTTACTTCTAATTTTCTTAAGATGTTAGCTCGGTGCGTTTCAATAGTTCTTTTACTCACAAATAATTTTGAAGCTATTTCTTTGTTAGTCAGCCCCATAGAAATTAACTCTAAAACCTCAGTTTCTTTCTTGGAAAGTATGTCCTGGCTTATCGTTTGCTCAGACATATAGTTTATCATCTTTTCTGAGATTTTTGGACTAAAATACTTTTTCCCTTTATGTACTATTCGGACAACCTTTATTAATTCGTCTTGATCTGTATTTTTAAGCAAGTAACTATAAGCTCCGTTTTTAGCACACTTAGCTATGTAAATTCCATCATCATGCATTGATATTATTATAGGCTTAATATTAGAATTTAAGTTCTTTATTCGATTTAAAACTTCAAATCCATCCATATTAGGCATGGTAATATCAAGTAGAGCAATATCTATATCTTCAGTATTTTTTATTGCTTCGAGGAATTCTTTACCATCTCCAACACAATCAACAACTTGAATGTCTTTGTGTTTTATTAATAATTCTTTTAAGCCATTACGAAACAGCTCATGATCATCGGCAATAATTATTTTAATTTTATTCATTAACTATTGGTAATTCAATTTCAAAACTTGTGCTTCCTGGTATTGAGTTAATTTTAATCTCTCCATTGCAAATCTCTACACGCTCTTTAATATTTATAATTCCAGACCCCAGTTTTATATTTTTAATATTAAAACCACAACCATCATCAAAATAAAACAGAGATATAAAATCATCAAACTCTGAAAGTGTGATTTTAATATTTTTGGAGCTAGCATGTTTTAATGTATTATTGATTA
The nucleotide sequence above comes from Flavobacteriaceae bacterium HL-DH10. Encoded proteins:
- a CDS encoding response regulator, with the protein product MNPEEELKLEILQLHDLYWFSYLKGDISVMADLLSEEYTQIGSAEREVFFNKKEAVQFLYETIDQVAHKFEMRNRNTSIELLNDTFIVYELCDAYALVDKKWLFYNKFRSTTLLKKEKLGWKFIHQHSSFSDSGTSEGQNISIEKITAENQHLQNAVKQRTIELEEQATILEQANFDLKNSLKELQSKNLIIEEQKKALLQLDAAKTRFFANVSHELRTPLTLILSPLSTALNSKILDDENKALISLAKEQTNELLELVNEILDLTKLESNKMKIKEEPTDVYQLMRRLISTFESYAKQKNINLIFEFAKNMPHGLMLDKLKIERIFNNLLSNALKFTPINGTITVTIKDKVYDWLIEVTDTGNGIHPDDLPHIFDRFYQTNQLELPVEGGTGIGLSLAKELATIMHGELSVISTLGKGASFTLILPKKEVIGYTDDSLTIDPIITNKISINKLKILDPLQQDIGSNKPTILVVEDNYSLRSYLQFILSEDFYVLTAENGQEALITLNQISQVKKDTPDLIISDVMMPVMDGFKLLETLKTNENLWMIPVVMLTARAEIEDRLTALRIGVDDYLTKPFEEAELFARINNLLNNVKKRKNISPKKLKANTKISSVSHSSDKSTLCIPDQEWLAKLEEKIKSNISNFNLSVDTLANELFISRAQFFRRVQALTGMTPLQYIKEIRYAFARNLLETKNVRSVKAASYAIGIRKVQYFSEKYKKRFGKSPSEYLK
- a CDS encoding DUF4440 domain-containing protein, translating into MNTTTKIFTVIITVIIATSWSCKQENKNPEKEETPKSATVEELGQMNRDFAKALNAKDAVAAAAVYSKNASILPPNEPIVTGRANIQAYWQGAIDAGIIDATVKTIDAKSEGNLGYEIGTFTMRFHGANNDTIVEVGKYTEILERNKKGKWISTYGMWSSNAPMSTE
- a CDS encoding Fic family protein, which produces MKPPYEITHKILKLITSISEKIGEVNANFLNRPSPKLRKQNRIKTIHSSLKIEGNTLTEDQITALIENKRVIAPKKDVVEVLNAIKIYENLEKYHPKKETSFLKAHQDLMENLIEDAGKYRKQGVGIVKGSKVEHLAPPFENVPFLMKDLFKYLKNENEIELIKSCVFHYEMEFIHPFLDGNGRMGRLWQTLILMEKYPVFEFLPFETLISSNQEEYYKALAESDKSGQSTTFIEYMLDVINTSISELLNFNNRTFNEQDRLEYFVSLNKTEFSRKDYMAVFKDISSATASRDLKKGLELNLFKKIGEKNKTVYRFF
- a CDS encoding SPFH domain-containing protein, which codes for MNFFFPIIIFLGLIILISSFFIVKQQTAAIIERFGRFQIIRQSGLQLKIPLVDKVAGRLSLKIQQLDVIIETKTLDDVFVKLKVSVQYKVIREKVYDAFYKLDYPHDQITSYVFDVVRAEVPKMKLDDVFVKKDDIAIAVKTELNDAMMEYGYDIIKTLVTDIDPDAQVKAAMNRINAADREKTAAQYEGDAARILIVEKAKAEAESKRLQGQGIADQRREIARGLEESVDVLNRVGINSQEASALIVVTQHYDTLQAIGQETNSNLILLPNSPQAGSNMLNDMVASFTASNQIGEAMKEAKKKKE
- a CDS encoding chemotaxis protein, which translates into the protein MKLFNKIKWVLGILMVFILILATNLIDRNNFIRVKDSVVTIYEDRLIASDLVFKIFKLVKKKEVALKLSDTVFFNQENDNTNEHIRDFILMYEQTRLTPEEYTIFKYFKSNFKLLKDHEITFIASNFKNKGNQEDLIISINKNLDDLSKIQITEGRRQMSIGKRATSAVELLTQIEICLLIVLAIVIQIIVMYKPN
- a CDS encoding response regulator transcription factor, whose amino-acid sequence is MNKIKIIIADDHELFRNGLKELLIKHKDIQVVDCVGDGKEFLEAIKNTEDIDIALLDITMPNMDGFEVLNRIKNLNSNIKPIIISMHDDGIYIAKCAKNGAYSYLLKNTDQDELIKVVRIVHKGKKYFSPKISEKMINYMSEQTISQDILSKKETEVLELISMGLTNKEIASKLFVSKRTIETHRANILRKLEVKNTAELIKKATKIKLI